One window of the Ureibacillus sp. FSL W7-1570 genome contains the following:
- the murC gene encoding UDP-N-acetylmuramate--L-alanine ligase, which translates to MTIYHFTGIKGSGMSSLAQILFDSGETVQGSDVETYYFTEQPLRERNIKILKFDPDNIQPGMTVIAGNAFPDSHPEIVRAKELGGDVIRYHKFLGEYIKKFTSIAITGAHGKTTTTGLMSHVIGGYKPTSYLIGDGTGLGKKDASYFVMEACEYRRHFLAYHPDYAIMTNIDFDHPDYFSDIEDVFSAFQELALQVKKAIIAWGDDEHLQKIQANVPVIYYGFGDRNDFIAKNIEKTTEGSSFEVYVRNEYYDRFFIPLFGDHAILNSLAVIALCHYEGVPVNIIKERMKTFHGVKRRFTETKIGNNVLVDDYAHHPTEIVATIQSARQKYPDREIVAIFQPHTFSRTEAFLQQFADSLKMADSVYLCDIFSSAREHNGNLSIEDLAALIDGSEILRNEGIENLKKHSDAVFLFMGAGDVNKYQKAFEDILRTGA; encoded by the coding sequence ATGACAATTTATCATTTCACAGGCATAAAAGGTTCGGGAATGAGTTCACTTGCTCAAATATTGTTTGATTCCGGCGAAACGGTGCAAGGCTCGGATGTCGAAACGTATTACTTTACCGAACAGCCTTTAAGAGAAAGAAATATAAAAATCTTAAAATTCGATCCTGACAATATCCAGCCGGGAATGACCGTCATCGCAGGGAATGCCTTTCCTGACAGTCATCCGGAAATCGTTCGTGCAAAGGAACTGGGCGGTGATGTGATCCGTTATCATAAATTTTTAGGGGAATATATAAAGAAATTTACTTCGATTGCCATTACGGGCGCTCATGGAAAAACAACGACAACCGGCTTAATGAGCCATGTGATCGGCGGTTATAAGCCGACATCTTACTTGATCGGGGACGGTACAGGATTAGGAAAAAAAGATGCGTCATATTTTGTGATGGAAGCTTGTGAATATCGGCGCCACTTTCTTGCCTACCATCCAGATTATGCAATCATGACCAATATCGATTTTGATCATCCGGATTATTTCTCGGATATTGAAGATGTTTTTTCAGCTTTTCAAGAATTGGCACTTCAAGTGAAGAAAGCCATCATCGCTTGGGGCGACGATGAGCATTTGCAAAAAATTCAAGCCAATGTGCCGGTAATCTATTACGGGTTTGGAGATCGGAATGATTTCATAGCGAAAAATATTGAAAAAACAACAGAAGGGTCCAGTTTTGAAGTATATGTCCGCAATGAATATTATGATCGTTTCTTCATTCCATTGTTTGGAGACCATGCCATCCTGAATTCGTTGGCCGTCATCGCATTATGCCACTATGAAGGGGTTCCGGTAAACATCATCAAAGAACGCATGAAAACGTTCCATGGTGTAAAAAGACGTTTTACGGAGACGAAAATTGGCAATAATGTTCTTGTCGATGATTATGCGCACCATCCAACCGAAATTGTGGCAACGATTCAGTCAGCGAGACAAAAATATCCGGACCGGGAAATCGTGGCGATTTTCCAGCCTCACACATTCAGCAGAACGGAAGCATTTCTGCAGCAGTTTGCCGATAGTTTAAAAATGGCGGATTCTGTCTATTTATGTGATATATTCAGTTCAGCCCGTGAACATAACGGAAATTTATCGATAGAAGATTTGGCGGCGCTGATTGATGGAAGCGAAATCCTCCGTAATGAAGGAATTGAAAATTTGAAAAAACATTCTGATGCTGTCTTTCTTTTTATGGGAGCAGGGGATGTAAACAAATACCAAAAAGCATTTGAAGACATACTAAGAACGGGTGCATAG
- a CDS encoding DUF948 domain-containing protein, giving the protein MEVILYISALVAAIAFLVLCISIGATLFSLKGILKSIAGTVAGMEKQMEGITRETTFLLEKTNTLAADIAEKSEKLNTVVDAVKNIGVSINNLNNSINKITDSISKEVDKNEEKIAQVVQWSNVVMDIAERWKQRKAQPDVVEAADQSGTSVKRRK; this is encoded by the coding sequence ATGGAAGTGATCTTATATATCTCGGCACTGGTTGCTGCAATTGCTTTCCTGGTACTTTGCATTAGCATAGGTGCTACATTATTTTCTTTAAAAGGAATATTGAAAAGTATTGCAGGAACGGTTGCGGGCATGGAGAAACAAATGGAGGGAATCACCCGCGAAACGACTTTTCTGTTGGAAAAGACCAATACTTTAGCTGCTGACATTGCGGAAAAATCAGAGAAACTGAACACTGTGGTGGATGCGGTTAAAAATATAGGAGTTTCCATCAATAATTTAAACAACTCCATCAACAAAATTACGGATTCCATTTCCAAAGAAGTGGACAAAAATGAAGAAAAAATTGCCCAGGTTGTTCAATGGAGCAATGTGGTGATGGATATCGCTGAAAGATGGAAACAACGAAAAGCCCAACCGGATGTGGTTGAAGCGGCGGATCAATCTGGTACGTCAGTGAAGCGCCGGAAATAA
- a CDS encoding YtxH domain-containing protein, which translates to MPGDKTNFNEVKDQQAVQESLVQETREEETINMKDFVIGALVGGIVGAAVGLLLAPKTGKDLRSDVLEQASNIRQKGIVLTSTAKEKTAQLSSQIKEQSSHLVDKVKSKKDKSPQVFDDGTVSYEENLNDAYDGADISEVARPSSI; encoded by the coding sequence ATGCCGGGGGATAAAACAAATTTCAACGAAGTGAAAGACCAACAAGCAGTACAAGAATCTCTTGTCCAGGAGACCAGAGAGGAGGAAACAATCAATATGAAAGATTTCGTCATCGGCGCACTCGTCGGAGGAATTGTAGGCGCAGCGGTCGGATTGTTACTGGCTCCGAAAACAGGGAAAGATTTGCGCAGTGATGTGTTAGAGCAAGCCAGCAATATTCGGCAAAAGGGGATCGTTCTGACATCCACTGCGAAAGAAAAAACCGCCCAACTGTCAAGCCAAATAAAAGAGCAGTCATCCCATTTAGTGGATAAAGTGAAATCGAAAAAAGACAAATCTCCTCAAGTGTTTGATGACGGTACGGTTTCATATGAGGAAAATCTGAATGATGCCTATGATGGCGCAGATATTTCGGAAGTGGCCCGTCCATCATCGATCTAA
- a CDS encoding acetoin utilization protein AcuC has protein sequence MKNAVFVYSPDQLSYKFSESHPFNHKRLILTMDLLKNIGALSDEDIVPARVATEEEIALVHDPSYIDIVKKAGQGLLTPEQTEPYGIGTEDTPIFPNMHEASCLLVGGTLQAVDYVMQGKSRHALNLGGGLHHGFRGRASGFCIYNDSSIAIRYIQEKYHARVLYVDTDAHHGDGVQWTFYDDPSVCTFSIHETGRYLFPGTGNISERGNGQGYGTSFNFPLEAFTEDDSFLLIYEQALREVIDYFKPDVLFTQNGADAHYFDPLTHLNASMKIYREIPKLAHELAHEYCDGRWIAVGGGGYDMWRVVPRAWSMIWLEMNDLPIPTGKLPEEWLDKWQKEAPVPLIPTWEDPNPLFEPIPRKAEIEEKNAQMLTKALNIIRSEKNSGL, from the coding sequence ATGAAAAACGCAGTATTTGTATATTCACCGGATCAACTGAGCTACAAATTTTCTGAAAGCCATCCATTTAATCATAAGCGCTTAATATTGACAATGGATTTGTTGAAAAACATTGGCGCACTTTCTGATGAAGACATCGTTCCGGCAAGGGTTGCAACGGAAGAGGAAATCGCATTGGTCCACGATCCAAGTTACATCGACATCGTAAAAAAAGCGGGACAAGGTCTTCTAACCCCTGAACAGACGGAACCATACGGCATCGGAACCGAAGATACACCGATTTTTCCCAACATGCATGAAGCGAGCTGCTTGCTGGTGGGTGGCACATTGCAAGCAGTCGATTATGTCATGCAGGGAAAAAGCAGACATGCTTTAAATCTCGGCGGCGGGTTGCATCATGGTTTCCGCGGACGGGCAAGCGGATTTTGCATCTATAACGATAGTTCCATCGCGATCCGTTACATCCAGGAAAAATACCATGCCCGCGTCCTCTATGTAGATACCGATGCCCATCATGGCGACGGTGTGCAATGGACCTTTTATGATGACCCAAGCGTCTGCACCTTCTCCATTCACGAAACCGGTAGATATCTTTTTCCGGGCACGGGAAACATCAGTGAAAGAGGAAATGGACAAGGCTATGGAACATCTTTCAACTTCCCGCTGGAAGCCTTTACGGAAGATGACAGTTTCCTCTTGATCTATGAACAAGCCTTGAGAGAAGTCATTGATTATTTTAAACCGGATGTACTCTTTACCCAAAATGGAGCGGATGCCCATTATTTTGATCCATTGACCCATCTGAACGCTTCCATGAAAATATATCGGGAAATCCCCAAACTTGCCCACGAATTGGCCCATGAATATTGTGATGGACGATGGATCGCTGTCGGCGGCGGAGGATATGATATGTGGCGGGTTGTGCCAAGAGCATGGTCAATGATTTGGCTCGAGATGAATGATCTTCCGATTCCAACAGGAAAGCTTCCCGAAGAATGGTTGGACAAATGGCAAAAAGAAGCGCCGGTGCCGCTCATCCCGACATGGGAAGATCCAAACCCATTGTTCGAACCGATTCCACGGAAAGCGGAAATTGAAGAAAAAAATGCGCAAATGCTCACAAAAGCTTTAAATATTATCCGCTCTGAAAAAAACAGCGGCCTATAA
- the acsA gene encoding acetate--CoA ligase: MKTTEKLAVVPGDYHLKNYEETYANFDWKEVEKAFTWYETGKVNAAYEAIDRHAESDRKDKVALYFSNGDRKESYTFDDMKRMTNKAANVFKQYANLEKGDRLFIFMPRSPELYFALLGALKCGLIVGPLFEAFMEGAVYDRLSNSEAKALVTTPELLNRVPLDRLPHLEKVFIVGDQVEENEKIVDFNKRLEEASGDFDIVWVDREDGMLLHYTSGSTGAPKGVLHVHNAMIQHYQTARWVLDLHDDDIYWCTADPGWVTGTAYGIFGPWLNGVTNVIIGGRFSPERWYGAIEEYGVTVWYSAPTAFRMLMGAGTAALKQFDLSSLRHVLSVGEPLNPEVIRWGMKELGHRIHDTWWMTETGGHMICNYPCMEIKPGSMGKPIPGVYATIVDDEGNELPPYTMGNLAIRKGWPSMMRAIWKNPERYQQYFLKDTWYVSGDSAYKDEDGYFWFQGRVDDVIMTAGERVGPFEVESKLIEHPDVVEAGVIGKPDPVRGEIIKAFIVLRPGVEPTEELKEDIRQFVKTGLAAHAAPREIEFKDKLPKTRSGKIMRRVLKAWELNLPTGDLSTMEDD, encoded by the coding sequence ATGAAAACGACTGAGAAATTAGCAGTTGTACCAGGGGATTATCATTTAAAGAATTATGAAGAAACTTACGCTAATTTCGACTGGAAGGAAGTTGAAAAGGCATTTACTTGGTATGAGACGGGGAAAGTAAATGCTGCTTATGAAGCGATCGATCGTCATGCCGAATCAGATCGAAAAGACAAAGTGGCTCTTTATTTTAGTAACGGGGATCGTAAAGAGTCATACACATTCGATGATATGAAGCGCATGACGAACAAAGCTGCCAATGTATTCAAACAATATGCAAATCTTGAAAAAGGGGATCGCTTATTTATCTTTATGCCAAGATCTCCGGAGTTGTACTTTGCGCTTTTGGGAGCATTGAAATGCGGTTTGATTGTAGGTCCGCTCTTTGAAGCATTCATGGAAGGAGCGGTGTATGACAGACTATCAAACAGTGAGGCAAAGGCGCTTGTAACTACACCTGAATTATTGAACCGGGTGCCGTTGGATCGTCTGCCTCATTTAGAAAAAGTGTTTATTGTCGGGGATCAAGTGGAAGAAAATGAGAAGATTGTAGATTTTAATAAAAGATTGGAAGAAGCATCCGGGGATTTCGACATCGTTTGGGTTGATCGGGAAGACGGAATGCTTTTACATTATACATCCGGATCAACGGGCGCTCCAAAAGGAGTATTGCATGTCCACAATGCAATGATTCAACACTATCAAACTGCCCGTTGGGTATTGGATTTGCATGATGATGACATTTACTGGTGTACAGCTGACCCAGGATGGGTAACAGGAACAGCTTACGGTATTTTCGGTCCATGGTTGAATGGAGTGACAAATGTCATTATCGGCGGACGTTTCAGTCCTGAAAGATGGTACGGTGCCATTGAAGAATATGGTGTTACCGTTTGGTATAGTGCACCAACTGCCTTCAGAATGTTGATGGGTGCCGGTACAGCGGCCTTAAAACAATTTGATTTGTCATCATTGCGACATGTACTGTCAGTAGGGGAACCTTTGAACCCTGAAGTAATTCGCTGGGGAATGAAAGAATTGGGACATCGTATTCACGATACTTGGTGGATGACAGAAACTGGTGGACACATGATTTGCAACTATCCTTGCATGGAAATCAAACCGGGTTCAATGGGTAAACCGATTCCTGGTGTTTATGCAACGATTGTTGATGATGAAGGAAATGAATTGCCACCATATACGATGGGGAATTTGGCGATCCGCAAAGGCTGGCCATCCATGATGAGGGCCATTTGGAAAAATCCGGAGCGTTACCAACAATATTTCTTAAAAGATACTTGGTATGTTTCCGGAGATTCCGCATATAAAGATGAAGACGGATATTTCTGGTTCCAAGGTCGTGTTGACGATGTAATCATGACAGCCGGTGAACGGGTAGGTCCGTTTGAAGTGGAAAGCAAATTGATCGAACATCCGGATGTTGTTGAAGCGGGTGTTATCGGTAAACCGGATCCGGTTCGTGGCGAAATCATCAAAGCCTTTATTGTATTGAGACCTGGGGTAGAGCCGACAGAAGAATTAAAAGAAGATATTCGCCAATTTGTAAAAACTGGCTTAGCTGCCCATGCAGCACCTAGAGAAATTGAATTTAAGGATAAGCTTCCAAAAACACGAAGCGGTAAAATTATGCGCCGCGTGTTAAAAGCTTGGGAGTTGAATCTTCCAACCGGCGACTTATCCACAATGGAAGATGATTAA
- a CDS encoding GNAT family N-acetyltransferase, with product MLHKKSYHCANMETPHGIVTVEGPLPPETLEKFEFHENLTSFRPPEQQKKALVDIAGLDEGRIIVARNNNTIIGYVTYLYPDPLERWSEDKIENVLELGAIEVIPSYRGTGVGKKLLEVSFMADEMEDYLIFTTEYYWHWDLKGTGLNVWEYRRMMEGLMKTVGFEYCATDDPEITSHPANCLMVRIGERVNNETITRFDRLRFKYRYMY from the coding sequence TTGCTACATAAAAAAAGTTATCATTGTGCAAATATGGAAACGCCTCATGGCATTGTGACAGTCGAAGGGCCATTGCCGCCTGAAACGTTAGAAAAATTTGAATTTCATGAAAATTTAACATCTTTCCGTCCTCCAGAACAGCAAAAAAAGGCTTTGGTGGATATTGCCGGATTAGATGAAGGGAGAATTATTGTCGCCCGCAATAATAATACGATTATCGGCTACGTAACTTATTTATATCCTGACCCCCTGGAAAGATGGTCGGAAGATAAAATAGAAAATGTGCTGGAATTGGGCGCGATAGAAGTGATACCATCATATCGTGGAACCGGGGTTGGAAAGAAGTTGTTGGAAGTTTCTTTTATGGCGGATGAGATGGAAGATTATTTAATTTTTACAACGGAATATTATTGGCATTGGGATTTGAAAGGTACCGGGCTGAATGTATGGGAATATCGGCGAATGATGGAAGGTCTGATGAAAACGGTCGGGTTCGAATATTGCGCAACCGATGATCCGGAAATTACATCACACCCTGCCAATTGTTTGATGGTACGCATCGGCGAACGTGTGAATAATGAAACCATCACGCGTTTTGACAGGTTGCGTTTCAAATATCGGTACATGTATTGA
- a CDS encoding bifunctional 3-deoxy-7-phosphoheptulonate synthase/chorismate mutase: MSEQKKLEELRKQIDDLNLEILRLINERAEIVNEIGKIKEKQGVNRYDPLRERHMLDLLRKHNKGPLNQMTVDYIFKTIFKTALKQLEADTKKELLVSRKKKPEDTIIEINGEKIGAGEPTFIFGPCSVESYEQTAQVAASIKAKGLKFIRGGAYKPRTSPYDFQGLGLEGLKILKRISEEYGLAVVTEIVTPGHIEEALDYVDVIQIGARNMQNFELLKAVGETNKPVLLKRGLAATIDEFIHAAEYIMSKGNENIMLCERGIRTYERATRNTLDISAVPILKQETHLPVFVDVTHSTGRRDLLLPCAKAAIAIGADGVMAEVHPDPSVALSDSQQQMDLKQFDEFFEELQKFMKQYEYKA, encoded by the coding sequence ATGAGTGAACAAAAAAAATTAGAGGAACTTCGCAAGCAAATTGATGATCTGAACTTGGAAATTCTCCGATTGATCAACGAACGTGCCGAAATTGTAAATGAAATTGGGAAAATCAAAGAAAAACAAGGGGTCAACCGATACGATCCATTGCGTGAACGTCACATGTTGGATTTGTTGAGAAAGCATAACAAAGGTCCGTTAAATCAAATGACGGTTGATTATATTTTTAAAACAATCTTTAAAACCGCTTTGAAACAATTAGAAGCGGATACGAAAAAAGAATTGCTTGTTTCCCGTAAGAAAAAACCTGAAGATACGATCATTGAAATCAATGGCGAAAAAATCGGTGCAGGTGAGCCAACATTCATCTTTGGTCCATGTTCGGTGGAATCTTACGAACAAACAGCCCAAGTGGCCGCTTCCATCAAAGCGAAAGGATTGAAGTTCATCCGTGGCGGTGCTTACAAACCTCGTACATCACCTTACGATTTCCAAGGATTGGGCTTGGAAGGACTAAAAATTTTAAAACGCATTTCAGAAGAGTATGGTTTAGCCGTTGTTACTGAAATTGTGACACCTGGGCATATTGAAGAAGCGTTGGATTATGTGGATGTCATCCAAATCGGTGCCCGCAACATGCAAAACTTTGAATTGTTAAAAGCGGTCGGTGAAACAAATAAACCGGTATTATTAAAACGCGGTTTGGCAGCAACAATCGATGAGTTCATCCATGCAGCTGAATATATCATGTCCAAAGGCAATGAAAACATAATGCTTTGCGAACGCGGAATCCGCACATACGAAAGAGCTACACGCAACACATTGGACATTTCGGCGGTTCCTATTTTAAAACAAGAAACCCACTTGCCTGTATTTGTTGACGTAACGCATTCGACAGGCCGCCGTGACTTATTGTTGCCATGCGCAAAAGCAGCCATTGCAATTGGTGCAGATGGTGTGATGGCGGAAGTGCATCCGGATCCATCAGTCGCATTGTCCGATTCCCAACAACAAATGGATTTGAAACAATTTGACGAGTTCTTTGAAGAGCTTCAAAAATTCATGAAACAGTACGAATACAAAGCATAA
- the pilM gene encoding pilus assembly protein PilM: MSSKIFALDIGTRSVVGIILEEENDHYHVVDMLMKEHKERAMIDGQIHNVLYVAELIKEIKDELEKKHGPLTKVNVAAAGRALKTEQARVTTNIANRPIFTQEDINRLELQAVQQAQVQLLGKQENDSNHYYCVGYSVLHYILDGQEIGSLLDQRGNEAAVEVIATFLPRIVIESLLAALKRADLEMEALTLEPIAAINVLFPPTMRRLNVALVDIGAGTSDIAITNNNTIIAYGMVPTAGDEITESLCDQYLLDFPVAEAVKRKLNTDETVTIQDILGFEQEIPSEEVIQTIEPAIKQLATAIGNEILKLNNQVPPKAVMLIGGGSLTPKLPEELCHILQLPKNRVAVRDISAIQNLTKDESIETRPDLVTPIGIAIAARKYPIHYMSVTVNNQVVRLFETKEMTVSDAFLAANISAKHLYGKPGQGISITINGQDIFVPGEHGSPATILVNGEEASSKTPIQDGDEITVIPGEDGKNAQATIRDIIDQASMKKIQLNEQTYFVEPIVKLNGEPSSLDKELKDRDQILFQPIETIQDFLEHIHRHDLINSQTFIVKVDGQPVYMPEYTASFLLNGRAAKLSYPIEDGDVLTIQAPTSPPTVQAVFDQLNIPLEDSITVTFQNQPLELKKTRYEVLMNGLIVQPTSTVYNGASLQVIEKDPSPWTFQDVFKFSNWKIPEDFKGQFSILRNGEPISFDTEIFGGDILEIRLIGHPAVRK, from the coding sequence TTGAGTTCCAAAATATTCGCTTTGGACATTGGAACCCGGTCGGTCGTCGGAATTATTTTGGAAGAAGAAAACGACCATTATCATGTTGTCGATATGCTGATGAAAGAACATAAAGAACGGGCGATGATTGACGGTCAAATACATAATGTTTTATACGTGGCGGAATTAATTAAAGAAATCAAAGATGAGTTGGAAAAAAAACACGGCCCTTTGACGAAAGTCAACGTGGCCGCTGCCGGACGGGCGTTGAAAACCGAACAGGCCCGCGTGACAACGAATATCGCAAACCGCCCCATTTTTACGCAGGAAGATATCAATCGTCTGGAATTGCAGGCCGTGCAACAAGCGCAAGTCCAACTTCTCGGGAAGCAGGAAAATGACTCAAACCATTATTATTGTGTAGGTTATTCCGTCCTGCACTATATCCTTGACGGACAGGAAATCGGAAGCCTCTTGGATCAACGGGGAAATGAAGCCGCGGTCGAAGTCATTGCCACTTTCCTTCCCCGGATCGTCATCGAGTCATTGTTGGCGGCATTAAAGAGAGCGGATTTGGAAATGGAAGCTTTGACTTTGGAACCCATTGCCGCAATCAATGTCCTGTTCCCTCCCACAATGCGACGCTTAAATGTGGCGTTGGTCGATATAGGGGCAGGTACATCGGACATCGCCATCACAAACAACAACACGATCATTGCCTATGGTATGGTGCCGACAGCGGGCGATGAAATCACTGAAAGTCTATGTGACCAATATTTGCTGGACTTCCCTGTTGCAGAAGCCGTCAAACGAAAATTGAACACGGACGAAACCGTTACCATTCAAGATATTTTGGGATTTGAACAGGAAATCCCAAGCGAAGAAGTGATCCAAACCATTGAGCCGGCCATTAAACAATTGGCGACTGCCATCGGTAATGAAATTTTGAAATTGAACAATCAAGTTCCCCCAAAAGCCGTCATGCTCATTGGGGGAGGAAGCTTGACGCCGAAACTGCCGGAAGAACTTTGCCATATATTGCAATTGCCAAAAAATCGTGTGGCGGTACGGGATATCAGTGCCATCCAGAATTTAACGAAAGATGAATCCATTGAAACGAGACCTGACCTTGTAACACCTATCGGCATTGCCATCGCCGCCAGAAAATATCCTATTCACTATATGTCTGTCACAGTCAACAACCAGGTTGTCCGGTTATTCGAAACAAAAGAAATGACGGTAAGCGATGCCTTCCTGGCGGCAAACATCAGTGCAAAACATTTATACGGAAAACCGGGACAGGGCATTTCCATCACCATTAATGGACAAGATATATTTGTTCCGGGAGAGCATGGAAGTCCGGCAACCATATTGGTGAATGGCGAGGAAGCTTCCTCAAAAACACCGATCCAGGATGGCGATGAAATCACCGTCATCCCTGGTGAAGACGGAAAAAATGCACAAGCGACAATCCGCGATATCATCGACCAGGCTTCCATGAAAAAAATCCAATTGAATGAACAAACTTATTTTGTCGAACCGATTGTTAAATTAAACGGGGAACCATCATCCCTCGATAAAGAGTTAAAAGACCGGGACCAAATTCTTTTCCAACCGATTGAAACCATCCAGGATTTCTTGGAGCATATCCATCGGCATGATCTTATTAATTCTCAAACTTTCATCGTCAAAGTTGACGGTCAACCGGTGTATATGCCTGAATACACTGCAAGTTTTCTCTTAAATGGACGGGCTGCAAAATTGTCTTATCCGATTGAAGATGGTGATGTTTTAACGATTCAAGCGCCGACATCCCCTCCAACCGTTCAGGCTGTTTTTGATCAATTGAATATCCCTTTGGAGGACTCCATTACTGTAACATTTCAAAATCAACCATTGGAATTGAAAAAAACCAGATACGAAGTCCTCATGAACGGACTGATTGTACAACCTACCTCAACGGTATATAATGGCGCTTCGTTGCAAGTGATCGAAAAAGACCCGAGTCCTTGGACTTTCCAAGATGTATTCAAATTTTCAAACTGGAAAATTCCTGAAGATTTCAAAGGGCAGTTTTCAATCCTTCGAAACGGCGAACCGATTTCTTTCGACACAGAAATTTTTGGCGGGGACATATTAGAGATTCGATTAATTGGACATCCTGCAGTGAGAAAATGA
- the ccpA gene encoding catabolite control protein A: MTVTIYDVAREANVSMATVSRVVNGSQNVKPSTRKKVLEVIERLEYRPNAVARGLASKKTTTVGVIIPDISNNIYAEAARGIEDIATMYRYNIILANSDQKEEKELSLLDTMLGKQVDGIVMMSDAVTPKLLQTMENSPVPIVLAGSIDESKKLPSVNIDYFQATYEAIKMLIDNGHKRIAFISGPLSYTINAKYKLEAYKKALQDAGLEVDEALIVAEDDSYDGGMEAWKELNEIENPPTAYFAGSDELAIGIIHAAQDHGIKVPEDIEVISFENSKLARMVRPQLTSVVLPLYEIGAVSMRLLTKFLNKEEVKDQNVILPYRIEKRDSVKVKSMKNK; this comes from the coding sequence TTGACTGTTACAATCTATGATGTTGCCCGTGAAGCGAATGTTTCCATGGCCACAGTATCCCGGGTAGTGAACGGCAGCCAAAATGTAAAGCCTTCTACCCGCAAAAAAGTGCTTGAAGTGATTGAACGGCTTGAATATCGTCCAAATGCAGTCGCCAGAGGACTCGCAAGCAAAAAAACAACGACAGTCGGTGTCATCATTCCTGATATTTCAAATAATATTTATGCGGAGGCTGCCCGCGGGATCGAAGATATTGCCACAATGTACCGCTACAATATCATTCTGGCGAATTCAGACCAAAAGGAAGAAAAAGAATTATCCCTGCTTGATACGATGTTAGGGAAACAAGTAGACGGCATCGTCATGATGAGCGATGCGGTAACACCAAAATTACTTCAGACAATGGAAAATTCTCCAGTACCAATCGTACTTGCCGGTTCCATCGATGAATCAAAAAAATTACCTTCAGTCAATATCGATTATTTCCAAGCCACTTATGAAGCGATAAAAATGTTAATAGACAACGGCCATAAGCGCATTGCCTTCATCAGCGGACCATTAAGTTATACAATCAATGCGAAATATAAACTTGAAGCTTATAAAAAAGCGTTGCAAGACGCCGGATTGGAAGTGGATGAAGCGTTGATTGTAGCCGAAGACGATTCGTATGATGGCGGCATGGAAGCGTGGAAAGAATTGAATGAAATCGAAAATCCTCCAACAGCTTACTTTGCCGGAAGCGATGAGTTGGCCATCGGAATCATCCATGCAGCACAGGATCATGGAATAAAAGTTCCGGAAGATATCGAAGTCATCAGCTTTGAAAACTCCAAATTGGCCCGCATGGTGAGACCTCAATTGACGAGTGTCGTACTTCCTTTATACGAAATTGGTGCGGTATCGATGAGATTATTGACAAAATTCCTGAACAAGGAAGAAGTGAAGGATCAGAACGTCATTTTGCCTTATCGTATTGAAAAGCGCGACTCCGTAAAAGTGAAATCAATGAAAAACAAATAA
- a CDS encoding acetoin utilization AcuB family protein, producing the protein MIVEQIMEKEVYTLTPKDTLNDALKLMREKNIRHIPIVDEEENIVGLITSHDVKNALPSCLKEENNSAIYDTPIEQFMVKDIIVGHPLDFVEDVALTFYESKISCLPIVSGGKLVGIVTTTDLLTAYIELTGAHQPSSKIDIRLKDKVGTLADVLTLFKKHHANVLSILVFPDTENENSRIISIRVRMMNPLPIIKDLRNNDFEVLWPNLPGVNL; encoded by the coding sequence ATGATCGTCGAACAAATCATGGAAAAAGAGGTGTACACGCTAACACCGAAGGATACTTTAAATGATGCCCTGAAATTGATGAGAGAAAAAAATATCCGCCACATTCCCATCGTGGATGAGGAAGAGAATATCGTGGGACTTATCACTTCCCACGACGTGAAAAATGCATTGCCTTCCTGTTTGAAAGAAGAAAACAATTCCGCCATTTACGATACACCGATCGAACAATTTATGGTGAAGGATATCATTGTGGGCCATCCCTTGGATTTTGTAGAGGATGTTGCATTAACCTTTTATGAATCAAAAATCAGCTGTTTGCCAATCGTATCCGGAGGGAAGCTGGTCGGGATCGTCACAACAACCGACTTGTTGACGGCTTACATTGAACTTACCGGAGCACATCAGCCTTCCTCCAAAATTGATATCCGGCTGAAAGATAAAGTGGGTACATTGGCGGATGTATTGACTTTATTTAAAAAACATCATGCCAATGTATTGAGCATTCTCGTCTTTCCTGATACGGAAAACGAAAACAGCCGCATCATTTCGATCCGTGTCCGGATGATGAATCCATTGCCAATCATCAAAGATTTGCGCAACAATGATTTTGAAGTGTTATGGCCCAATTTGCCAGGGGTGAATTTATGA